The following are encoded in a window of Primulina eburnea isolate SZY01 chromosome 4, ASM2296580v1, whole genome shotgun sequence genomic DNA:
- the LOC140828848 gene encoding AT-hook motif nuclear-localized protein 18-like isoform X1 gives MDNHSLPPPFNTRDFNLQHQFHHHSQNSEDEQSETSGGGLNMGQKRNRDEGKGDSAGQDGGSAGGEGEMSGSRRPRGRPAGSKNKPKPPIIITRDSANALRTHVMEISDGCDIMEGVSNFARRRQRGICIMSGSGNVTNVTLKQPASPGAIVTLHGRFEILSLSGSFLPPPAPPAATGLTIYLAGGQGQVVGGSVVGQLVASGPVIIMAASFSNAAYERLPLEEEENAIQVQGTSLGSPPGGIGGQPSQNQAQILADPSLFQGMPPNLLNSIQMPNEAFWATGRPSF, from the coding sequence ATGGATAACCATTCTCTTCCACCTCCATTCAACACCAGGGACTTCAATCTGCAACACCAGTTCCACCACCATAGCCAAAACTCCGAGGACGAGCAAAGCGAAACCAGTGGCGGAGGCCTAAACATGGGACAGAAGCGTAACCGGGACGAAGGCAAGGGTGATTCCGCAGGCCAGGATGGTGGCTCCGCCGGTGGAGAAGGAGAGATGTCTGGCTCAAGAAGGCCTAGAGGCCGCCCCGCCGGTTCGAAAAACAAGCCGAAGCCACCGATCATCATCACTCGAGACAGCGCCAACGCACTCCGAACCCATGTCATGGAGATCTCAGACGGTTGTGACATCATGGAGGGTGTCTCCAACTTCGCTCGCCGCCGCCAGAGGGGAATATGCATTATGAGTGGAAGTGGCAACGTGACGAACGTAACCCTAAAGCAACCGGCTTCCCCAGGAGCAATAGTAACATTACATGGCAGATTCGAGATCTTGTCATTGTCGGGGTCGTTCCTGCCGCCACCAGCTCCACCTGCAGCCACTGGACTGACCATATACCTGGCCGGAGGGCAGGGGCAGGTTGTGGGGGGCAGTGTGGTGGGGCAGCTTGTGGCATCAGGGCCAGTTATTATAATGGCAGCTTCATTCAGCAATGCTGCATATGAAAGATTGCCgcttgaagaagaagaaaatgcaATTCAAGTTCAAGGAACTTCACTAGGATCGCCGCCTGGAGGAATCGGCGGCCAGCCATCGCAAAATCAGGCGCAAATATTGGCTGATCCGTCTTTGTTTCAAGGAATGCCACCGAATCTCCTCAACTCCATTCAGATGCCAAACGAGGCGTTCTGGGCTACCGGTCGGCCATCTTTCTAG
- the LOC140828848 gene encoding AT-hook motif nuclear-localized protein 22-like isoform X2, whose amino-acid sequence MGQKRNRDEGKGDSAGQDGGSAGGEGEMSGSRRPRGRPAGSKNKPKPPIIITRDSANALRTHVMEISDGCDIMEGVSNFARRRQRGICIMSGSGNVTNVTLKQPASPGAIVTLHGRFEILSLSGSFLPPPAPPAATGLTIYLAGGQGQVVGGSVVGQLVASGPVIIMAASFSNAAYERLPLEEEENAIQVQGTSLGSPPGGIGGQPSQNQAQILADPSLFQGMPPNLLNSIQMPNEAFWATGRPSF is encoded by the coding sequence ATGGGACAGAAGCGTAACCGGGACGAAGGCAAGGGTGATTCCGCAGGCCAGGATGGTGGCTCCGCCGGTGGAGAAGGAGAGATGTCTGGCTCAAGAAGGCCTAGAGGCCGCCCCGCCGGTTCGAAAAACAAGCCGAAGCCACCGATCATCATCACTCGAGACAGCGCCAACGCACTCCGAACCCATGTCATGGAGATCTCAGACGGTTGTGACATCATGGAGGGTGTCTCCAACTTCGCTCGCCGCCGCCAGAGGGGAATATGCATTATGAGTGGAAGTGGCAACGTGACGAACGTAACCCTAAAGCAACCGGCTTCCCCAGGAGCAATAGTAACATTACATGGCAGATTCGAGATCTTGTCATTGTCGGGGTCGTTCCTGCCGCCACCAGCTCCACCTGCAGCCACTGGACTGACCATATACCTGGCCGGAGGGCAGGGGCAGGTTGTGGGGGGCAGTGTGGTGGGGCAGCTTGTGGCATCAGGGCCAGTTATTATAATGGCAGCTTCATTCAGCAATGCTGCATATGAAAGATTGCCgcttgaagaagaagaaaatgcaATTCAAGTTCAAGGAACTTCACTAGGATCGCCGCCTGGAGGAATCGGCGGCCAGCCATCGCAAAATCAGGCGCAAATATTGGCTGATCCGTCTTTGTTTCAAGGAATGCCACCGAATCTCCTCAACTCCATTCAGATGCCAAACGAGGCGTTCTGGGCTACCGGTCGGCCATCTTTCTAG